One window of Chloroflexus aggregans DSM 9485 genomic DNA carries:
- a CDS encoding magnesium chelatase subunit H, producing the protein MRFVFMCIEANNAPALRQAAAAIEREHGIRLVIDFFTPPDMHSPADWERLAAAIARADFVFGSMLFGEEYVRPLSDMLAKASCPVCMIMSSPSLIKQTRIGKFDLRPKPAAEQSAFRQWLSQFQPKHGHGEIQRQMALVRGLSNVLKFLPGKARDIHTYVMAHQFWAASTPENLRRLLLMLIERYVPGYKGKLPVLDPQQIPEIGAFHPDAPEPFADLAAYRAWRRKQRHKFSAGTVGLLTMRPFALSGNRAHLDALIRALEARGIEARAAYSPTLDMRATVERFFTDPDRARRHEPSADIDLLINTTGFALVGGPASTDPDQASALLDRLDTPMLDLFPLVFQHIEQWRADDRGIAPFQLALNVSLPELDGATDPLVIGGMLRGREEVIPLPDEIELAAERIAARVALRRTPVAERRIAITLFNFPPNLGNAGTAAYLDVFASIFRLMQELRHAGYTVELPPSADDLRRLVVEGNALLHGTDGNVADTLPVEEYRRLFPDYVEIEPYWGPAPGQLLSDGKRLFILGRRFGNVFVGLQPSFGYERDPIRLLMSKDAAPHHGFAAYYVWLRKVFKAHAVLHFGTHGALEFMPGKQAGLSARCWPLRLLGGLPNFYYYCVNNPSEGSIARRRGMATLISYLVPPVQQAGLYKGLRALKDSIDRYHAHPDPALIEDLRAQAEALNLTVSGEGDAYVAALGHELLQIEQRMIPVGLHVLGQPPAADEQIDVLSLIATFTRVPRGHNQPPLEPLPQIVANALGYDYASLSGRLRNDPTAQAQYRHIEEICRAAVTALVQFGTGHAADEALARYVHLPSGHLTPLWNYLLDIQCRMTTERELSSLLRALNGGYVLPSAGNDVVRNPSVVPTGRNIYAFDPFHVPSPAAAAAGVAVANELIERVRAEQGTYPETVAMVLWGTDNIKTEGEGIAQALALVGARAVTDEIGRVTAVELIPLAELGRPRIDVVLTVSGIFRDLFAAQAALLDRAIRMAATADEPLDQNFVRAHAVAQAAELGLSPEEAATRVFSNASGSYGANVNHLVESSTWEEDGQLAEAFITRKSFAFQPGGEWREARAVMEKALATVSVTFQNVDSVENGISDIDHYYEYLGGLTKSVEKMRGDRPMTLMGEVAELVTPGATRVRSLEQMVRMESRAKLLNPKWYEGMLKHGYEGVHEIEIRVSNTYGWSATAQAVEGWVYQGIAETYLLDPEMRERLANLNPHATAGIAGRLLEAHNRGFWQADEATLERLREIYADLEDRLEGVR; encoded by the coding sequence ATGCGCTTCGTGTTCATGTGTATCGAGGCGAACAATGCCCCCGCCTTACGGCAAGCAGCAGCGGCAATTGAACGCGAACACGGTATACGGTTGGTCATCGATTTCTTCACCCCACCTGATATGCACTCCCCCGCCGACTGGGAACGGCTTGCAGCAGCAATCGCGCGAGCCGACTTTGTCTTCGGTTCGATGCTGTTCGGTGAAGAGTATGTCCGACCGTTAAGCGATATGCTAGCCAAGGCCTCGTGTCCGGTCTGTATGATCATGAGCAGCCCCTCGTTGATCAAGCAGACTCGGATCGGGAAGTTTGATCTCCGTCCGAAACCCGCCGCCGAACAGAGTGCGTTTCGCCAATGGCTAAGCCAGTTCCAGCCTAAGCACGGCCATGGCGAGATTCAGCGGCAGATGGCGTTGGTACGTGGTTTGAGCAATGTGCTGAAATTTTTGCCCGGTAAAGCCCGCGACATTCACACCTACGTCATGGCCCACCAATTCTGGGCCGCCAGCACTCCCGAAAACCTACGTCGCCTATTACTGATGTTGATCGAGCGTTATGTACCCGGCTACAAAGGCAAGCTGCCGGTGCTCGATCCGCAGCAGATTCCTGAGATTGGCGCCTTTCACCCCGATGCACCCGAACCGTTTGCCGATCTGGCGGCCTACCGAGCATGGCGGCGTAAACAGCGCCATAAGTTCTCGGCCGGTACGGTTGGCCTCCTGACCATGCGACCGTTCGCCCTGTCAGGTAATCGCGCCCACCTCGATGCGCTGATCCGTGCGCTTGAGGCACGCGGTATCGAAGCACGCGCGGCGTACAGCCCGACGCTCGATATGCGCGCAACCGTTGAACGTTTCTTCACCGATCCGGATCGCGCTCGCCGACATGAGCCTTCTGCCGATATTGACCTGTTGATCAATACGACCGGCTTCGCGCTGGTGGGTGGGCCGGCCAGTACCGATCCAGACCAGGCGAGCGCTCTGCTCGACCGGCTCGATACGCCAATGCTCGATCTCTTCCCATTGGTATTCCAGCATATCGAGCAGTGGCGCGCCGATGATCGCGGAATCGCGCCCTTTCAATTGGCACTCAATGTATCGCTACCCGAACTCGATGGCGCGACCGATCCGCTTGTCATCGGTGGGATGCTGCGTGGTCGGGAAGAGGTGATTCCGCTCCCCGACGAGATTGAATTGGCCGCCGAACGTATTGCCGCCCGTGTCGCACTCCGGCGCACACCGGTAGCCGAACGTCGCATTGCGATTACCCTGTTCAATTTCCCGCCGAACCTTGGGAATGCCGGTACCGCTGCTTACCTTGATGTGTTTGCCAGTATCTTTCGTCTGATGCAAGAGCTACGCCATGCCGGTTACACCGTCGAACTACCGCCGAGCGCCGATGATCTGCGCCGGCTGGTGGTCGAAGGGAACGCCTTGTTGCACGGTACTGATGGAAATGTCGCCGATACATTACCGGTTGAAGAGTACCGGCGTCTCTTCCCTGATTATGTCGAGATCGAACCGTATTGGGGACCGGCGCCGGGCCAATTGCTGAGCGACGGTAAACGATTGTTTATCCTGGGCCGTCGTTTTGGGAATGTCTTTGTTGGGTTGCAACCGAGTTTTGGCTATGAGCGCGACCCGATCCGGCTCTTGATGAGCAAAGATGCGGCACCTCACCACGGATTCGCTGCATATTATGTCTGGTTACGGAAGGTATTTAAGGCCCACGCCGTGCTACACTTCGGTACCCACGGTGCGCTCGAGTTTATGCCCGGCAAGCAGGCCGGTCTGAGTGCCCGGTGCTGGCCGTTGCGTCTGCTCGGCGGTCTACCCAATTTCTACTATTACTGCGTCAATAATCCGAGCGAGGGAAGTATCGCCCGCCGTCGTGGGATGGCAACCTTGATCAGCTATCTGGTGCCACCGGTACAGCAGGCCGGTCTTTACAAAGGGCTACGTGCTCTCAAAGATAGTATCGACCGCTATCATGCCCACCCCGATCCCGCTTTGATCGAAGATCTGCGCGCCCAAGCGGAAGCCTTGAACCTGACGGTCAGCGGCGAAGGTGATGCATATGTTGCCGCACTCGGGCACGAATTATTACAGATCGAGCAGCGGATGATCCCGGTCGGGTTACACGTTCTCGGTCAACCACCGGCGGCGGATGAACAGATCGATGTGCTCAGCCTGATTGCCACCTTTACCCGTGTGCCACGTGGTCATAATCAGCCACCCCTTGAACCGTTGCCGCAGATTGTAGCCAATGCACTTGGGTACGACTACGCGAGCCTGAGCGGGCGTCTCCGCAATGACCCAACTGCGCAAGCCCAGTATCGTCACATCGAAGAGATTTGTCGCGCCGCAGTCACAGCACTAGTCCAATTCGGCACCGGCCATGCCGCTGATGAGGCACTGGCGCGTTATGTGCATCTTCCGTCCGGCCACCTCACGCCACTCTGGAATTATCTGCTTGACATCCAATGCCGCATGACGACCGAGCGCGAGCTGAGTAGTCTGCTACGGGCGCTCAACGGTGGCTATGTGCTGCCTTCGGCAGGCAATGACGTGGTGCGTAATCCATCGGTCGTTCCCACCGGGCGCAACATCTACGCCTTCGATCCGTTCCACGTCCCATCACCGGCGGCTGCGGCTGCCGGCGTAGCCGTTGCCAACGAGTTGATCGAACGGGTGCGCGCCGAACAAGGCACCTACCCTGAAACGGTAGCGATGGTCTTGTGGGGAACCGACAACATCAAGACCGAGGGAGAAGGCATCGCTCAAGCCCTCGCTCTCGTCGGCGCACGAGCTGTCACCGATGAGATAGGCCGGGTCACAGCGGTAGAACTGATCCCGCTCGCCGAGCTTGGTCGTCCGCGTATCGATGTGGTGCTCACGGTAAGTGGTATCTTCCGCGATCTGTTTGCAGCGCAAGCTGCCCTGCTCGACCGGGCAATTCGGATGGCAGCGACTGCCGATGAGCCACTTGATCAGAATTTTGTCCGCGCTCACGCGGTAGCGCAAGCGGCAGAATTGGGTTTGAGCCCGGAAGAGGCAGCCACCCGCGTTTTCTCAAATGCGTCGGGGAGCTATGGCGCCAACGTTAATCATCTGGTTGAGAGCAGTACATGGGAAGAAGATGGGCAGTTGGCCGAGGCCTTCATCACGCGCAAGAGCTTTGCCTTCCAACCCGGTGGCGAATGGCGGGAAGCTCGTGCAGTGATGGAAAAAGCACTGGCGACGGTGAGCGTTACCTTCCAGAATGTCGATAGCGTTGAGAATGGGATCAGCGACATCGATCACTACTACGAGTATCTCGGTGGCCTGACCAAGAGTGTCGAGAAGATGCGTGGCGACCGTCCGATGACGTTGATGGGTGAAGTAGCCGAGTTGGTCACACCGGGTGCTACCCGGGTGCGTTCGCTCGAACAGATGGTACGGATGGAAAGCCGGGCCAAATTGCTCAACCCTAAGTGGTACGAAGGCATGCTCAAGCACGGCTACGAAGGCGTGCATGAGATCGAGATCCGCGTAAGCAACACCTACGGCTGGAGCGCGACTGCCCAAGCGGTTGAGGGCTGGGTCTACCAAGGCATTGCCGAGACCTACCTGCTCGATCCAGAGATGCGCGAACGGTTAGCTAACCTTAACCCACACGCCACCGCCGGCATTGCCGGTCGCCTGCTGGAAGCACATAACCGCGGGTTCTGGCAAGCGGATGAAGCTACCCTTGAACGATTACGTGAGATTTATGCCGACCTCGAAGATCGGTTGGAAGGGGTGCGGTAG
- a CDS encoding AAA family ATPase codes for MTRIVAVINLKGGIGKTTTVVNVSAGLALKGARVLLIDIDAQGNLAMALGVRPRRTLYEAIVDQKPLTELRISARPNLDLIAADESLLLAQQAIAGRSDWVRVLEQLVRPVREEYDFIFFDCGGSLTVLNQNALIAATEIIIPTTVEPFSVRGLEKLITQIARVKGSTSVVRAIIPTMVDSRMRQSIDLLAHLNRTYGQLVLPPVRTNVRLSEASAVGKTIYEHDPRSRGALDYAQIVEVLSKMWNFQPTRPISPRPLPNSTAKRPLVTGDGAVQSNTCPNCGHALRRANVAGYRITYCTHCRYRQQELITGAH; via the coding sequence ATGACGCGCATCGTTGCAGTCATTAACCTCAAAGGCGGCATCGGTAAAACAACAACGGTGGTTAACGTCAGCGCCGGCTTGGCCCTCAAAGGCGCACGGGTGTTGTTGATCGACATTGACGCACAGGGTAATCTGGCAATGGCCCTTGGTGTACGTCCTCGCCGTACTCTGTACGAAGCCATTGTCGATCAGAAACCACTCACCGAGTTACGCATCTCTGCTCGCCCCAACCTCGATCTGATCGCTGCCGATGAGTCGCTTTTGTTGGCTCAACAAGCAATAGCAGGTCGCAGCGATTGGGTGCGTGTCCTCGAACAGCTTGTGCGTCCCGTGCGCGAAGAATACGATTTTATCTTTTTCGACTGTGGCGGTTCACTGACGGTGCTGAATCAAAATGCGCTCATAGCTGCGACCGAAATCATCATCCCGACCACCGTTGAACCATTTTCGGTGCGTGGTCTTGAAAAACTGATCACGCAAATTGCGCGGGTAAAGGGTAGTACAAGTGTGGTGCGCGCCATTATCCCGACGATGGTTGATTCCCGCATGCGTCAGTCAATCGACTTGCTTGCCCACCTCAACCGCACTTACGGCCAGCTTGTGCTCCCACCGGTACGGACCAACGTGCGATTATCCGAAGCTTCTGCGGTCGGTAAAACGATCTACGAACACGACCCTCGTTCGCGTGGCGCGCTCGATTATGCACAGATCGTCGAAGTCCTGAGTAAAATGTGGAACTTCCAACCAACACGTCCGATATCACCTCGCCCGCTACCAAATAGCACCGCGAAGCGACCGTTAGTCACCGGAGACGGTGCAGTGCAGAGCAATACCTGCCCAAATTGCGGTCACGCGCTTCGGCGCGCCAACGTCGCCGGCTACCGGATCACCTACTGTACTCACTGTCGTTACCGGCAACAAGAGCTTATTACCGGCGCGCATTAA
- a CDS encoding STAS domain-containing protein, with the protein MTDIFHKLLDVRHSDEESRQRGRNIVIIALGLLVINLIVAMTIIVAFTESVSLLVSTSLSSILYAGIIFLTRRGFIDVGGWLTVGTALIGTTIASFASPDHPIVAFLTVPLVLAATLLRFRDVIVVFGLVLLAMGSLASFAEPTLITITSEAFLLTSAILCGFIAVISFVQSFGNEVLHRRLQTALQQTQQSAHELQQLNAELDRRVALQTETLHMALQELEERSRQQDRLLAEVIAQRDVIRQLSVPVLPVGPATLVMPLIGTIDRDRLTTIQQQALTAIGQQHARWLILDVTGVPVIDTEVAGGLIQAVQSVRLLGADVVLVGVRPEVAQTMVSLSIELPITHVYSDLASAIESVAHRAVNARR; encoded by the coding sequence ATGACCGACATCTTCCATAAACTCCTCGATGTTCGTCATTCTGACGAAGAATCACGTCAGCGCGGGCGCAATATCGTAATAATCGCGCTCGGTTTACTGGTGATCAATCTCATCGTTGCAATGACGATCATTGTGGCCTTTACCGAATCGGTCTCGCTCCTTGTCTCAACCTCTCTATCCTCTATCTTGTATGCTGGCATTATCTTCCTGACCCGCCGCGGCTTCATTGATGTTGGTGGCTGGCTTACCGTCGGGACGGCACTCATCGGGACGACCATAGCCTCATTTGCCAGTCCCGACCATCCGATCGTGGCTTTTTTGACGGTACCGTTGGTGTTGGCAGCCACGCTCTTACGCTTCCGTGATGTGATCGTCGTGTTCGGGCTTGTGCTGTTAGCTATGGGAAGTTTAGCATCGTTTGCCGAACCGACGCTGATCACGATTACGTCGGAGGCGTTTTTACTAACTTCTGCTATTTTGTGCGGATTCATCGCCGTGATCAGTTTTGTGCAAAGTTTCGGCAATGAGGTGTTACATCGTCGTCTCCAAACTGCGTTACAACAAACACAACAGTCCGCCCACGAGTTACAGCAACTGAATGCCGAGCTTGATCGGCGGGTCGCGCTCCAAACCGAAACTTTGCATATGGCATTGCAAGAGCTTGAGGAACGTTCCCGCCAACAAGATCGGTTATTGGCTGAGGTTATTGCGCAGCGTGATGTGATCCGCCAACTGAGTGTGCCGGTCTTGCCGGTTGGTCCGGCTACATTGGTGATGCCACTGATCGGCACCATTGACCGTGACCGGTTGACCACAATTCAGCAACAGGCGCTCACGGCTATCGGGCAGCAACATGCACGTTGGCTGATCCTCGATGTAACCGGTGTGCCGGTGATCGATACCGAAGTGGCAGGCGGACTTATCCAAGCGGTGCAAAGTGTACGGCTGCTCGGCGCCGATGTGGTGTTGGTCGGAGTGCGGCCTGAAGTTGCCCAGACGATGGTGAGTTTGAGTATCGAATTGCCGATCACCCACGTCTATAGTGATTTAGCAAGTGCTATCGAGTCCGTTGCTCATCGGGCAGTTAATGCGCGCCGGTAA